A part of Antechinus flavipes isolate AdamAnt ecotype Samford, QLD, Australia chromosome 6, AdamAnt_v2, whole genome shotgun sequence genomic DNA contains:
- the MYBPC3 gene encoding myosin-binding protein C, cardiac-type, with protein sequence MPELGKKTVSAFSKKPKTTEVAVGGSASFEAETERAGLKLRWQRDGSDLAASDKYVLTSEGTRHTLTVCKVSPEDQGVYAVIAGSSKVKFELKVKEAEKPDLVPAPNGAPTPPEGPLPSEPPAPGDAPTTGSEGCLPNGEAISAAVSEDPIGLFVTRPQDGEVTVGDSITFSAQVAGASLLKPPVVKWFKGKWMDLSGKVGKNLQLHDSYDRASKVYLFELHISEVQAAYAGGYRCEVSTKEKFDSCNFNLTVHEAIGPADLDLRSAFRRPSLPGGARRTSGDGHDEGGSLDFSSLLKKRDPKLEAPAEEDVWEILRTAPPSEYERIAFQHGVTDLRGMLKRLKGMKKEEKKSEAFLKKLDPAYQVNKGQKIRLVVELANPDAEVKWLKNGQEIQMTGRYIFESSGNKRMLTISQCSLADDAAYQCVVNGDKCSTELFVKEPPVLITRALEDQMVTAGQRVEFECEVSEEGAPVKWLKDGVELTREETFKYRFKKDGRKHHLIINEATLEDSGHYAVRTSGGQAVAELIVQEKTLEVYQSIADLTVGARDQAVFKCEVSDENVKGVWLKNGRELVPDSRIKVSHIGRVHKLTIDDVTPADEADYSFVPEGFACNLSAKLHFMEVKIDFVPRQEPPKIHLDCPGRTPDTIVVVAGNKLRLDVPISGDPAPTVIWQKAAQGSKGPGETPEAPSQAGDSQEWVFEKKLLCETEGRVRVETHKDRSIFTVEGAEKEDEGVYTVTVKNPVGEDQVNITVKVIDVPDPPAAPKISNVGEDSCTVHWEPPAYDGGQPILGYILERKKKKSYRWMRLNFDLLRELSHEARRMIEGVVYEMRVYAVNAIGMSRPSPASRPFMPVGPPSEPTHLGVEDVSDSTVSLKWRPPERVGAGGLDGYSVEYCREGSSEWVAASQSLTERTSLLVKELPTGARLLFRVRAHNLAGPSAPATTKEPITVQEILERPRLRLPRHLRQTVQRKVGEPVNILIPFQGKPRPQVTWSKEGQPLTGSDVSIRNSPTDTILFVRAARRDHSGTYQVAVRIENMEDRALLLLQIVDKPSPPQEVRVTEAWGFNVALEWKPPLDDGNTELWGYTVQKADKKTMEWFTVLEHYRRTHCVVSELIMGNHYYFRVFSHNMVGASEKAATTQEPVLIPKIGLTYQPPTYKDLDFSEAPSFTQPLVNRSVIAGYDAVLCCAVRGSPKPKISWFKNGLNLGEDARFRMFSKQGVLTLEIRKPCPFDGGAYVCRAVNAQGEAQCECRLECLSDQAGGRRKARCHRAPGPDLGGNQSFCCGVCVCARERARWGWEGGKEQGRNPAPCLVAMGGRGKSSA encoded by the exons TTTCAGCATTTAGCAAGAAGCCCAAAACAACGGAGGTGGCAGTGGGCGGCTCTGCGTCATTCGAAGCCGAGACCGAGCGCGCGGGTCTTAAGCTGCGCTGGCAGAGGGACGGCAGTGACCTAGCGGCCAGTGACAAGTACGTGCTGACCTCTGAAGGCACCAGGCACACGCTGACCGTGTGCAAAGTGAGCCCCGAAGACCAGGGAGTGTATGCTGTCATTGCTGGCTCTTCCAAGGTCAAGTTTGAGCTGAAGGTCAAAGAAGCAG AAAAGCCTGATCTTGTTCCAGCCCCCAATGGAGCCCCTACCCCCCCTGAGGGACCCTTGCCCTCTGAACCTCCTGCCCCAGGTGATGCTCCCACTACAGGGTCCGAAGGATGCCTTCCAAACGGTGAAG CCATCTCTGCAGCTGTTTCGGAGGATCCCATTGGGCTTTTTGTGACCCGGCCCCAGGATGGTGAGGTGACTGTGG GGGACAGCATCACCTTCTCAGCCCAAGTAGCCGGGGCCAGCCTCCTGAAGCCCCCCGTGGTCAAGTGGTTCAAGGGGAAGTGGATGGACCTGAGTGGCAAAGTGGGGAAGAATCTGCAACTACACGATAGCTATGACCGGGCCAGCAAG GTCTATCTCTTCGAGCTGCACATCTCCGAAGTCCAGGCGGCCTATGCCGGTGGCTATCGGTGCGAAGTTTCCACCAAGGAGAAGTTTGACAGCTGCAATTTTAACCTCACAGTCCACG AGGCCATCGGTCCAGCCGACCTTGACCTGCGCTCGGCATTCCGTCGCCC GAGCCTGCCCGGCGGCGCCCGGAGGACCAG CGGAGACGGTCACGACGAAGGCGGGAGCCTGGATTTCTCCTCCTTGCTGAAGAAGAG GGACCCGAAGCTGGAGGCCCCAGCAGAAGAGGACGTGTGGGAGATCCTCCGAACAGCCCCTCCCTCAGAGTATGAGCGAATTGCCTTCCAGCATGGGGTCACAGACCTCCGGGGCATGCTAAAACGCCTCAAGGGcatgaagaaggaagagaagaagagtgAAG CGTTTCTGAAGAAGCTGGACCCCGCCTACCAGGTTAACAAAGGGCAGAAGATCCGGCTGGTGGTTGAATTGGCTAACCCTGACGCTGAGGTCAAATGGCTGAAGAATGGGCAGGAAATTCAGATGACCGGCAG GTACATCTTTGAGTCTTCTGGAAACAAGCGCATGCTGACCATCAGCCAGTGCTCCCTGGCGGACGACGCTGCCTACCAGTGCGTGGTGAATGGGGACAAGTGCAGCACGGAGCTCTTTGTCAAAG AGCCGCCCGTGCTGATCACGAGGGCCCTGGAGGACCAGATGGTCACGGCCGGACAGAGGGTAGAATTTGAGTGCGAAGTGTCCGAGGAAGGAGCCCCAGTCAAATG GTTGAAAGACGGAGTGGAGCTGACCCGAGAGGAGACCTTCAAATACCGCTTCAAGAAGGACGGCCGGAAGCACCACCTGATCATCAACGAGGCGACGCTGGAGGACAGCGGCCACTACGCCGTGCGCACCAGCGGGGGCCAGGCCGTGGCGGAGCTCATCGTGCAGG AGAAGACGCTGGAGGTGTACCAGAGCATCGCCGACCTGACAGTGGGGGCTCGGGACCAGGCCGTGTTCAAGTGCGAGGTGTCCGACGAGAACGTGAAGGGCGTCTGGCTGAAGAACGGGCGCGAGCTGGTCCCCGACAGCCGCATAAAGGTGTCCCACATTGGCCG GGTCCACAAGCTGACCATCGATGACGTCACCCCGGCCGATGAGGCTGACTACAGCTTTGTGCCCGAAGGCTTCGCCTGTAACCTCTCGGCCAAGCTGCACTTCATGG aGGTCAAAATCGACTTTGTTCCCCGGCAAG AGCCTCCCAAGATCCACCTGGACTGCCCCGGACGCACGCCCGACACCATCGTGGTGGTGGCTGGGAACAAGCTGCGCCTGGACGTGCCCATTTCTGGGGACCCCGCGCCCACCGTCATCTGGCAGAAGGCCGCCCAG GGAAGCAAAGGCCCGGGGGAGACCCCAGAGGCTCCCAGCCAAGCGGGGGACAGCCAGGAGTGGGTGTTTGAGAAGAAG CTACTCTGTGAGACCGAAGGTCGGGTGCGTGTGGAGACCCACAAGGACCGTAGCATCTTCACGGTGGAGGGCGCCGAGAAGGAGGATGAGGGCGTCTACACCGTGACGGTGAAGAATCCCGTGGGTGAAGACCAGGTTAACATCACTGTCAAGGTCATCG ACGTCCCCGACCCCCCTGCGGCCCCGAAGATTAGCAATGTCGGGGAGGACTCCTGCACCGTGCACTGGGAGCCCCCCGCCTACGACGGGGGACAGCCCATCCTAG GCTACATCCTGGAgcggaagaagaagaagagttaCCGGTGGATGCGGCTGAACTTCGACCTGCTCCGGGAGCTGAGCCACGAGGCCCGGCGCATGATCGAGGGGGTGGTGTACGAGATGCGCGTCTACGCGGTCAACGCCATTGGCATGTCGCGGCCCAGCCCCGCCTCCCGGCCCTTCATGCCCGTAG GCCCTCCCAGCGAGCCCACCCACCTGGGCGTGGAGGACGTCTCCGACAGCACCGTCTCCCTCAAATGGCGGCCCCCGGAGCGAGTCGGGGCAGGCGGGCTAGACGGCTACAGCGTGGAATACTGCAGAGAGGGAT CCTCCGAGTGGGTAGCCGCCTCGCAGAGTCTGACGGAGCGCACCTCGCTGCTGGTGAAGGAGCTCCCCACGGGGGCCAGGCTGCTCTTCCGGGTGCGGGCGCACAACCTGGCCGGGCCCAGCGCCCCTGCCACCACCAAGGAGCCCATCACCGTGCAGGAGATTTTGG AGCGGCCCAGGCTCCGGCTGCCTCGGCACCTGCGCCAGACCGTGCAGAGAAAAGTGGGCGAGCCCGTGAACATCCTCATCCCCTTCCAG GGGAAGCCTCGGCCCCAGGTGACCTGGAGCAAGGAGGGGCAGCCGCTGACGGGGAGCGACGTGAGCATCCGCAACAGCCCCACGGACACCATCCTGTTCGTGCGCGCCGCCCGCAGGGACCACTCGGGCACCTACCAGGTGGCCGTGCGCATCGAGAACATGGAGGACCGGGCCCTGCTGCTCCTGCAGATCGTCG ACAAACCCAGCCCCCCCCAGGAGGTGCGAGTCACTGAAGCCTGGGGCTTCAACGTGGCCCTGGAGTGGAAACCTCCCCTGGACGACGGCAACACCGAGCTCTGGGGCTACACGGTGCAGAAGGCTGACAAGAAGACCATG GAGTGGTTCACGGTCCTGGAGCATTACCGGCGCACCCACTGCGTGGTCTCCGAGCTCATCATGGGCAACCACTACTACTTCAGGGTCTTCAGCCACAACATGGTGGGCGCCAGCGAGAAAGCGGCCACCACCCAAGAGCCCGTCCTCATCCCCAAGATAG GGCTCACGTACCAGCCCCCCACGTACAAAGACCTGGACTTCTCCGAGGCTCCGAGCTTCACGCAGCCCCTGGTGAACCGCTCGGTGATCGCGGGCTACGACGCGGTCCTCTGCTGCGCCGTCCGGGGCAGCCCTAAG CCCAAGATCTCCTGGTTCAAGAACGGGCTGAATCTGGGCGAGGACGCTCGTTTCCGGATGTTCAGCAAGCAGGGGGTGCTGACCCTGGAGATCCGGAAGCCCTGCCCCTTCGACGGGGGCGCTTACGTCTGCCGGGCCGTCAACGCGCAGGGGGAGGCCCAGTGCGAGTGCCGCCTGGAG tgCCTCAGTGACCAGGCCGGAGGGCGCAGAAAGGCCAG GTGCCACCGAGCCCCCGGCCCTGACCTTGGAGGAAACCAGTCTTTCTgctgtggtgtgtgtgtgtgtgcccgcgAGCGTGCGcgctgggggtgggagggagggaaagaacagGGCAGAAACCCAGCCCCCTGCCTGGTGGCGATGGGGGGGCGGGGCAAGTCCTCTGCCTGA